The genomic window CTGGAATGTTCTTGCCAATGAGAAGCTTCAGAGTAATCTACAAAATTACCACTTGCTAATAATAACAGCTTATACATAATAATTCCGGGTACCAAGCCACTAGTTACCATATCTGCTAATGAATCTAACTGCAAACCTAACGGACTAGAAACGTTTAACTTTCTAGCTGCAAAACCATCAAAAAAATCAAAAAATATACCTAAGAACACAAATAATGCCGCCGCAACAAAATCATCATTTACTGCTAAAATAACGGCTATACAGCCACTTAACAAATTTAAAAGGGTAATAGCATTAGGAATGTGTTTCTTCATATTTAATGATTTAATTTTGTAAAAATAGCAAACAATTTTCGTCTAAAACAATATCTATAGTAAATTCAAGTTTTATAGTCTTAAATAATACGCCATTTGGCATTAAATAAGTTGAAGTTTCAATTTGAAATTTTATGATTAAATAGCTATTATGTGCATCTTTGTAAAAAATTTTCGATTGAAACTTAACTTTGCTACTTTATTCTTTGTAATCTCTATTTCGGTATTCGGCCAAACGGTTAGGAAATATTCGAACGAATTCATGAATATTGGCGTGGACGCAGCTGCTCTTGGTATGAGTAGCGCAGTAACTTCGCATTCTGCAGATGTTAATTCCGGGTATTGGAATCCTGCTGGGCTTTTAAAATTAGAAGACAATCAGCTTTCATTAATGCATTCTAGCTATTTTGCAAATATTGCAAATTACGATTATGCTGCTTTTGCTATGCCTTTAGATGATAGAAGTGCTATTGGAATCTCCCTAATTCGTTTTGCTGTTGATGATATTTTGAATACTACACAACTTATAGACGATCAAGGAAATATTAATTACGATAGGATTAGTTTATTTTCCACGGCCGATTATGGTTTAACATTCTCGTACGCAAGAGCATTACCTGTACAAGGTTTAAATTACGGAATAAATGCCAAAGTTATTCGCCGTGTTATTGGTGACTTTGCGTCTTCTTGGGGTTTTGGTTTCGATTTAGGTATTCAGTTTGAAACAGATAACGATTGGAAGTTTGGTATTATGGCTCGTGATATCACCACAACTTTTAATGCTTGGGCCATTGATGAAGAAGAATTTGCAACTGTACAAGATGCTGTTGAGGGGCAAAACCAAGAACTACCTGAAACTACCGAAATTACCATTCCTAAATTACAAATAGGAATTTCTAAACTTGCTGATTTTAATTATGATTATACATTATTAACTGCTGTTAATTTAAACGTGAGGTTTGAAGAAAATAATGATATTATTTCAACACCGGTTGCTAGTATTAACCCTGCTTTAGGTTTCGAATTTGGGTATATTGACATGGTTTATTTACGTGCCGGAATGGGTAATTTCCAAAATGAACTACAGCTTGATAACACAGAACAACTTAGCTTTCAACCTAGTTTTGGTGTTGGTTTTAAATATAATGGCATTCAAATAGATTACGCTTTTACCGATATTGGAGACCAAAGTGTGGCTCTATATTCTAATGTTTTTTCCTTAAAGATAGATTTAAGTTCCTTTAGATAATATTCAATGTTTATGAAAAAAATATTCTTTTTACTTCTTCTTTTATTTTCATTTGAAATCATACAAGCTCAAGATGTTTTACTATCTGACAATGCTGAAATAAGCGTGCTTACCGTAGGCCCAGGTACAGAATTAAACGATGCCTTTGGGCATAGTGGATTTAGAATAAAAGACCCTTCTAGGGGTTTAGATGTTGTTTATGGCTATGGAGAATACGATTTTGACTCTCCTAATTTTTATTTGAAATTTGCTCAAGGAAAACTGAATTATTTAATTAGTAAAACTGAATTTAATCGATTTTATCAAGTTTATATTTATTATAACCGAAGTATAAAAGCACAAGTTTTAAATTTATCTCAAGCTGAAAAACAAAAACTTTACGACTTTTTAGTTAATAATTACAAACCTGAAAATAGAAGGTATTTGTACGAATTCTTTTTTGATAATTGTGCCACTAAAATTAAAGATGTTACCAATTTAGCGGTTAATAATACCATAACATTCAATAAACCAAAAGATTTTAAAGATGCAACTTTCAGAACTTTAATTTATGGTAAAGTAAACAAAAATTCTTGGGGCAGTTTTGGGATTGATTTAGCTTTAGGTTCTGTAATTGATAGGCAAGCAACACCCGAGGAACACATGTTTCTTCCAGAAAACATCTATAAATTCTTTGAAGTAGCAACTATAGGTAACGGAAACAAGCCTTTAGTAAAGCAAAACCATCTTTTGTATAATCGAAAAAAAATAATTAAGTCCGAATCATTTACTACAAGTCCTATTTTTGTTTTTAGCCTTATTGGTTTGTTCATCCTTTTTATAACGTTTAAAGACTACAAAAATAATACACGAAGTAATTGGATAGATGTTACGCTATTTATCACAACGGGACTTCTTGGCATTCTTATTTTACTACTTTGGTTTGCTACGGACCACACAGGAACGCATCAAAATTACAATCTCCTTTGGGCTTTTGTTCTTAATATTTTTGTGATCGGACAACTTTTTAAGAAAACTCCTAGTGCATGGTTTGTTAAATACTTAAAGCTTTTAGTGATTCTATTGTGCTTGCTAATCTTGCATTGGCTTATTGGTGTTCAAGTATTCTCTATTGCATTAATACCGTTACTAGTAGCGCTATTTATTAGGTATGTGTTTTTGATAAAGTATTTTAATAGAAGTTAATACGTAATAAACAACGAGATCACACTTGTAAACACAATAAATTAAAACGGAAGAATCATTTATTGTCCCCTAAAGAATACCATAGTACTTATTGTTTTTACAATAATATTTAGATCTAAGAAAAAACTACGATGCTTAATATAATATAAATCGTATTGAAGTTTTAATAAGCTATCATCAACAGAGCTACCATACCTTGTTTTTACTTGAGCCCAACCTGTAAGTCCGGGTTTTACAATATGTCGAGTTTCGTAAAAGGGCAATAAATCAGAAAGTTCTGCAACAAAACGAGGACGTTCTGGCCTAGGACCAATTAAACTCATTTCTCCTTTTAAAATATTTATAAACTGAGGGATTTCATCTAACCTAGAATGCCTTAGAAATTTACCAAACGGTGTAATTCTTATATCATTTTTCTGAGCCCAAACGGCACCATTTTTTTCAGCATTTTCAATCATACTTCTGTATTTTATAATCTGAAAAGGCCTACCATTTTTACCTATTCGCTTTTGTGTATAAAAAAGTGCACCTCTATTTCCTATTAAATTTCCTATTAAAATTAAAGGAAGAAAAACTAAACTTATTAATAAACCAATGATTGAAATAGCAATATCAAACACTCTTCGGAAAAATAAATATAACTTATTATGATTGCTTCGGCTAAAGGGAAAATACTTGTAAAAATCTTTACCAACAAATTGTACAGGTACACGTTGAGTCATTTCCTCATAAGCCTGAGTATATTCCTTAATAGGAAAACCGTTTTCCAATAATGTTATTAAATCGCGATAAATACTCGGTGTTATGGTCTCGGAATTATAACTTGCTATAACAATTTCGGATATATTCTCTTGTTTGATAACTTGATGAATTTCCTTTGGACTAAATTCTTTTGCCCCATTAAATTTTATACTTTCACCTTTTTCCGTTTCACAATTAATAAAACCTACAATTTGATAATTGGGATCGGAATTTCTAAAAGCATCTACAATAGATTGAATGCTCGAAATTTCTCCAACTATTAAAGCTTTTTTATAAAACCTAGGAGACGTAATAAATGTAACATAAACCCATCTCCAAATGAATAATGCTGAAACTATAGAACAATAAAAATAT from Algibacter sp. L1A34 includes these protein-coding regions:
- a CDS encoding PorV/PorQ family protein, whose product is MNIGVDAAALGMSSAVTSHSADVNSGYWNPAGLLKLEDNQLSLMHSSYFANIANYDYAAFAMPLDDRSAIGISLIRFAVDDILNTTQLIDDQGNINYDRISLFSTADYGLTFSYARALPVQGLNYGINAKVIRRVIGDFASSWGFGFDLGIQFETDNDWKFGIMARDITTTFNAWAIDEEEFATVQDAVEGQNQELPETTEITIPKLQIGISKLADFNYDYTLLTAVNLNVRFEENNDIISTPVASINPALGFEFGYIDMVYLRAGMGNFQNELQLDNTEQLSFQPSFGVGFKYNGIQIDYAFTDIGDQSVALYSNVFSLKIDLSSFR
- a CDS encoding DUF4105 domain-containing protein, which codes for MKKIFFLLLLLFSFEIIQAQDVLLSDNAEISVLTVGPGTELNDAFGHSGFRIKDPSRGLDVVYGYGEYDFDSPNFYLKFAQGKLNYLISKTEFNRFYQVYIYYNRSIKAQVLNLSQAEKQKLYDFLVNNYKPENRRYLYEFFFDNCATKIKDVTNLAVNNTITFNKPKDFKDATFRTLIYGKVNKNSWGSFGIDLALGSVIDRQATPEEHMFLPENIYKFFEVATIGNGNKPLVKQNHLLYNRKKIIKSESFTTSPIFVFSLIGLFILFITFKDYKNNTRSNWIDVTLFITTGLLGILILLLWFATDHTGTHQNYNLLWAFVLNIFVIGQLFKKTPSAWFVKYLKLLVILLCLLILHWLIGVQVFSIALIPLLVALFIRYVFLIKYFNRS
- a CDS encoding sugar transferase, translating into MFNNGIHFDISERKVLLRIIDILSVLVVLYVVSNIFDFNYFIINKENWKWVFILILYISVFGTIFELYDLQKSSKIDKTFANIVFTASTTVLFYFLTPILTPVLPDNRLQILYFYCSIVSALFIWRWVYVTFITSPRFYKKALIVGEISSIQSIVDAFRNSDPNYQIVGFINCETEKGESIKFNGAKEFSPKEIHQVIKQENISEIVIASYNSETITPSIYRDLITLLENGFPIKEYTQAYEEMTQRVPVQFVGKDFYKYFPFSRSNHNKLYLFFRRVFDIAISIIGLLISLVFLPLILIGNLIGNRGALFYTQKRIGKNGRPFQIIKYRSMIENAEKNGAVWAQKNDIRITPFGKFLRHSRLDEIPQFINILKGEMSLIGPRPERPRFVAELSDLLPFYETRHIVKPGLTGWAQVKTRYGSSVDDSLLKLQYDLYYIKHRSFFLDLNIIVKTISTMVFFRGQ